The region AACTAAATATTGCTTGATTAGTCATCACAAAATCTCTATATTTACGCTTTGTAATTTTTAACAATTTGTTAACAATCAACCAGTTAATAAAAACGTATAAAGAAGTTGAAACAATCTGGATGAGTAAAAAAGTTTGTCCTGTAGAAGTCGTGAAGGCCAATATGGAGGATTTGAATGCAGCGTAAAAATCTTGTCAAGACTATTATAATTTTTGCATTATTGATTTGGTCAGTATGGAATTTGTACCCAACCTATAAGATGCAAACGCTGACTGCGGAAGAAATTGAGCAGCTAAAGCTGGAGGGGAAGTATAACGATCTGGAAGCAAGAGCCATCAAAAGAGGGCTGGACTTACAGGGAGGCATTTACCTGCTTCTTGAAGTTGATTTTGCAAAACTTATTGAAAATTTAGCCGTCAGGAAAGACGAGCAATTCGAACAAATCCTCCAGGTTTGCAAGGAAGAGATACGTAAAGATCTGACCCTTGATTTTTTTCAAGTTCTTAAAGATGAATTTGCCGATCGAAACATACCACTTAACCGATATTTTTTTACTCGCCTGGATGATGACGCTAAAATAATTACGGATCTAAATATAGAAGCCGACGATGCAATTGATAGAACTCTACAGATTTTGCGCAACCGTATTGACCAGTTTGGAGTTTCTGAGCCCAATTTTCAGAAGCGGGGAGACCGGAGAATTATAGTTGAGCTTCCGGGAATTCAGGAAATTGAACGAGCAAAACAATTGATCGGTAAAACCGCCCAGCTTGAATTTACGATGTTGCTTGACAGCGATATAGCAACTAATGTATTACGAGAAATTGATAATACGGTTAAGAAGAATAGATCCGATTCTACTTCTAATACTTCTATTACTTCTACACCGGACTCAACCGATCTGGCATCTACTGACCAGGATTCGGCAAGCAGCAGAGTGATTCGGGCGGAAGATTTATTCGGAACAGTCAATATTCAAAGCGATTTGGCAACTGCTGCCAACGATACCAGCACTCTAAATGTCAATGAAGAATTCTTTGGTAAAAATCCCTTTTTAGCATTGCTCCGGGATTTGCGTGGCCAGGGTGGTGAGGTTGCAGTACCGGAAGCAAATCGCTTTGCGGTAGAAAAAATTCTATCCCTACCGGAAGTTCAAAAAGTAATCCCAGCCGATGCGAAATTTCTCTGGTCCGATAAGCCGATTAAATACCAGGAAGATAGTTTTTGGCAATTATATTTAGTGAAGAAAGAACCGGGTCTTACCGGAAAATACCTCACGGATGCCAACGTACAAATTGGCGGAGGTCAAAGTTTCCAGAATGCCGGGCAGGCTGTAGTTCAATTCGAAATGAATTCCGAAGGTGCACGTATTTTTGCCAGGCTGACTGGTGCAAATATCAATAAAAGAATGGCTATTGTTTTAGATGATAATGTTTATTCAGCGCCGGTCATACGATCGAAAATACGGGGAAGCGGTGTTATTGAAGGCATTGATGAGATGAAAGAAGCACAAGAAATTGCCATCGTATTACGTGCCGGTGCTCTTCCTGCTCCCGTACAAATTATAGAAGAACGAACAGTAACCGCTTCCTTGGGTGAAGATTCAATTCGAAAAGGCACGACATCGGCAATCGTAGGATTCGTTTTAGTTGTCATATTCATGTTGATTTATTACAAATTAAGCGGTATTGTAGCAAATATAGCATTGTTAATGAATCTGGTTGTGATTTTTGCTATTCTTGCCTATTTCCATGCCACATTAACCCTGCCCGGTGTAGCGGGGATCATCCTGACGATTGGTATGGCTGTTGATTCAAATGTACTCATCTTCGAAAGAGTGCGTGAAGAATTAAGATCCGGGAAAACTGTGCGTGCAGCGATTGATACCGGTTACGCCAAAGCCCTATCGGCAATTCTGGATGCGAATGTTACTACCCTGATTTCAGCTGCAGTCCTTTACCAGTTTGGAACAGGACCCATCCGGGGGTTTGCCCTTACACTTTCAATCGGAATATTAGTCAGTTTATTTACTTCTCTAATCGTAACACGGGTTATATTCGATTTTCTTACTTCAAAGTTTAGTTTTAAAACGTTAAGCATTTAACCAAAGGAGTACGAGACCTCGATGCAGCTTTTTACTAATACGAACCTGAATTTCATCGGAAACCGAAAAATCGGTTATATCATTTCTTCTGCTTTAATCATACTCGGACTGGGTAGTTTACTTTTTCGCGGCGGTCCAAATTATGGT is a window of candidate division KSB1 bacterium DNA encoding:
- the secD gene encoding protein translocase subunit SecD; the protein is MQRKNLVKTIIIFALLIWSVWNLYPTYKMQTLTAEEIEQLKLEGKYNDLEARAIKRGLDLQGGIYLLLEVDFAKLIENLAVRKDEQFEQILQVCKEEIRKDLTLDFFQVLKDEFADRNIPLNRYFFTRLDDDAKIITDLNIEADDAIDRTLQILRNRIDQFGVSEPNFQKRGDRRIIVELPGIQEIERAKQLIGKTAQLEFTMLLDSDIATNVLREIDNTVKKNRSDSTSNTSITSTPDSTDLASTDQDSASSRVIRAEDLFGTVNIQSDLATAANDTSTLNVNEEFFGKNPFLALLRDLRGQGGEVAVPEANRFAVEKILSLPEVQKVIPADAKFLWSDKPIKYQEDSFWQLYLVKKEPGLTGKYLTDANVQIGGGQSFQNAGQAVVQFEMNSEGARIFARLTGANINKRMAIVLDDNVYSAPVIRSKIRGSGVIEGIDEMKEAQEIAIVLRAGALPAPVQIIEERTVTASLGEDSIRKGTTSAIVGFVLVVIFMLIYYKLSGIVANIALLMNLVVIFAILAYFHATLTLPGVAGIILTIGMAVDSNVLIFERVREELRSGKTVRAAIDTGYAKALSAILDANVTTLISAAVLYQFGTGPIRGFALTLSIGILVSLFTSLIVTRVIFDFLTSKFSFKTLSI